A portion of the Anoplopoma fimbria isolate UVic2021 breed Golden Eagle Sablefish chromosome 15, Afim_UVic_2022, whole genome shotgun sequence genome contains these proteins:
- the LOC129103508 gene encoding sushi domain-containing protein 4-like — translation MCNGMTESISKASWTHISATERIFLLLLTLTAVSTGQASGCVRPYMVQNSWVNLTETNRGSFPVGTVLQYSCDPGYLPDGPSILTCTTLGRWTSEPPHCIRSGACLPLSKPENGGYTCHPSPCRMFSHGTVIEFFCDERFILSGDYNYLTCQDGQWDGPMQISCVSQGCTRPSTVQHGSTNLTDTNRSLFPVGTVLQYSCDPGYLPAGPSILTCTKLGRWTSEPPHCIRSDGCIRPSTVQHGSTNLTDTNRSSFSVGTVLEYHCDPGYLPDGPSILTCSTLGHWSSEPPRCIRSDVCQPPFQPENGGYTCHPAPCQRLSHGTVIEYFCEEGYVLKGDYKYLTCQYGEWDSRMKLSCLMEEDRNPTLPLGMPALSIVASTASSVILILLLVVLFVLLQPKLKSLHRRDQGVSGQPVSIMVEGVQVSLPSYDEAVNASGVSASPLSSESRVQIVLSEGQHATAPEAGPSRPSSLKRQQSEMAVVHPVPSSSSSSPSPSSSIWALEHAGAAAPSSSQRRPSAGSDQHSLSLDSEMDYSDDMPLLKEA, via the exons ATGTGCAATGGAATGACAGAGTCAATATCAAAAGCCTCTTGGACCCACATCTCGGCCACTGAGCGGAtctttttgttgctgctgacaCTGACTGCAGTGTCCACTGGGCAAGCATCAG GATGTGTGAGGCCGTATATGGTCCAGAACAGCTGGGTAAACCTCACAGAAACCAACAGGGGCTCGTTCCCTGTGGGCACAGTGCTGCAGTACAGCTGTGACCCTGGTTACCTGCCAGACGGACCCAGCATCCTCACCTGCACCACACTGGGACGCTGGACCTCTGAACCTCCTCACTGTATACGCAGTGGTG CATGCTTACCCCTCTCAAAACCCGAAAATGGGGGATACACCTGCCACCCATCCCCCTGCCGGATGTTTTCCCATGGCACTGTGATTGAGTTCTTCTGTGATGAGCGCTTCATTCTCAGTGGGGATTACAACTACCTGACCTGTCAGGATGGACAATGGGATGGCCCCATGCAGATCAGTTGTGTTAGCCAAG gtTGTACAAGACCCTCTACAGTGCAGCATGGCTCAACTAATCTAACAGACACCAATAGGAGCTTGTTCCCTGTGGGCACAGTGCTGCAGTACAGCTGTGACCCTGGTTACCTGCCAGCCGGACCCAGCATCCTCACCTGCACCAAACTGGGACGATGGACCTCTGAACCTCCTCACTGTATACGTAGTGATG gatgcATAAGACCGTCTACAGTGCAGCATGGCTCAACTAATCTGACAGACACCAACAGGAGCTCGTTCTCTGTGGGAACCGTACTGGAGTACCACTGTGACCCTGGTTACCTGCCGGATGGACCCAGCATCCTCACCTGCTCCACACTTGGCCACTGGTCCTCTGAACCTCCTCGCTGTATACGTAGtgacg TGTGCCAGCCTCCATTTCAGCCAGAGAACGGGGGCTACACCTGCCACCCTGCCCCATGCCAAAGACTTTCTCATGGCACTGTGATTGAGTATTTCTGTGAAGAAGGCTACGTTCTAAAGGGAGACTACAAATACCTTACCTGTCAGTATGGAGAGTGGGACAGCCGAATGAAGCTCAGCTGCCTCATGGAGGAAG ACCGCAATCCAACTTTACCATTAGGGATGCCCGCCTTGTCCATAGTGGCATCCACAGCCAGCTCAGTGATCCTTATCCTGCTCCTGGTGGTGCTGTTTGTACTTCTGCAGCCAAAACTCAAGTCTCTCCATCG ACGGGATCAGGGTGTGTCCGGCCAGCCAGTGTCAATCATGGTGGAAGGAGTCCAGGTGTCTCTGCCCTCTTATGATGAGGCTGTGAATGCTAGTGGGGTCTCAGCCTCACCTCTCAGCTCAGAGTCTCGGGTCCAGATAGTGCTGTCTGAGGGTCAGCATGCCACAGCGCCAGAGGCTGGCCCCTCTAGGCCTTCATCCCTCAAACGGCAGCAGTCAGAGATGGCTGTCGTGCACCCTGTgccatcttcttcctcctcctcaccctcaccctcatcctccatCTGGGCTCTGGAGCATGCAGGTGCTGCAGCTCCATCATCCTCTCAAAGAAGGCCGTCTGCAGGCAGCGACCAACACAGCCTGTCGCTGGACTCTGAGATGGACTATTCTGATG ATATGCCATTGCTGAAGGAGGCCTGA
- the LOC129103859 gene encoding hepatic sodium/bile acid cotransporter-like yields the protein MNVTEVYTGIVNIYTQGNVSGNGSMGVLNIPPSINQAINIFTIVILFITMISLGCTMEISKIKTHLLKPKGVAIALLAQFGIMPLTAFSLAKMLQMDPVKAVTVLICGCCPGGSLSNIFSLAIKGDMNLSIVMTTCSCIAALVMMPLLLYIYSQGFTGLENAVPYVGIISALTFTLLPCAVGIGINHYKPNYASLVKKAGLSILIISGIIVFSLSGFVVKDIIWMVLTPDVLAVAALMPLIGFMLGYIMSVICRLSPQCSRTVSMETGCQNIQLCVTILKVAFSPQVIGPMFLFPLIYYTFQCTEALLLTLCFRCYQAFKPPAEDSADIKEEELKQPQPQPFPR from the exons ATGAACGTGACAGAAGTCTACACGGGAATAGTTAACATCTATACCCAGGGAAATGTCTCTGGTAATGGAAGCATGGGGGTCCTGAACATCCCCCCCTCCATAAACCAAGCCATTAATATATTCACCATCgtcatcctcttcatcaccatGATTTCCCTTGGCTGTACGATGGAGATTTCCAAAATCAAGACCCATCTCTTGAAGCCTAAAGGAGTAGCCATTGCACTGCTGGCCCAGTTCGGCATCATGCCCCTGACCGCTTTCTCTCTGGCCAAAATGCTGCAGATGGATCCCGTCAAGGCCGTGACTGTGCTCATCTGTGGCTGCTGTCCGGGGGGAAGCTTATCAAACATTTTCTCCCTGGCCATTAAGGGTGACATGAACCTCAG CATCGTAATGACCACTTGCTCCTGTATCGCGGCGCTGGTTATGATGCCTTTGCTGCTCTACATCTACTCCCAAGGCTTCACCGGTCTGGAAAATGCCGTGCCATACGTGGGCATCATCTCTGCTCTCACGTTCACCTTGTTGCCTTGTGCCGTTGGCATTGGCATTAATCACTACAAACCAAACTACGCATCACTTGTCAAAAAA GCTGGCCTCAGCATCCTGATAATCTCCGGCATCATAGTGTTCAGCCTGTCTGGCTTCGTCGTCAAAGACATAATATGGATGGTCCTCACACCTGATGTTCTGGCCGTGGCTGCACTGATGCCACTAATTGGCTTTATGCTGGGATATATCATGTCTGTCATATGCAGACTCAGTCCACA ATGCAGCAGGACAGTCTCCATGGAAACGGGGTGTCAAAACATCCAGCTGTGCGTCACCATCCTAAAAGTGGCCTTTTCACCTCAGGTCATAGGACCTATGTTTCTCTTCCCTCTGATATACTACACATTCCAGTGTACTGAGGCTCTTCTCCTGACGCTGTGCTTCAGATGTTACCAAGCATTCAAGCCACCAGCTGAGG ACAGTGCTGACATTAAAGAAGAGGAGTTGAAACAGCCACAGCCACAACCGTTTCCCAGATGA
- the LOC129103251 gene encoding protein max-like isoform X1, which yields MSENDDIEVDSDADKRAHHNALERKRRDHIKDSFHGLRDSVPALQGEKSSVKQASRAQILDKATEYIQYMRRKNHTHQQDIDDLKKQNALLEQQGYLCLWIVVRALEKAKGNTQLQTNYSSDSSLYTNRKGSAVSAFDGGSDSSSESEPDEPPNRKKLRVEPS from the exons ATGAGCGAAAACGATGACATCGAAGTCGACAGCGAT GCAGACAAGCGAGCCCATCACAACGCGCTGGAGCGCAAACGCAGGGACCACATTAAAGACAGCTTTCACGGGTTACGAGATTCTGTGCCTGCATTACAAGGGGAGAAG AGTTCTGTCAAACAGGCTTCCCGAGCACAGATTCTAGACAAAGCCACTGAGTACATCCAGTACATGAGGCGAAAAAACCATACCCACCAGCAAGACATTGACGACTTAAAGAAGCAAAATGCACTGTTGGAGCAGCAGG GctatttgtgtttgtggattGTAGTGCGTGCACTGGAGAAGGCGAAGGGCAACACTCAGCTCCAGACAAACTACTCTTCTGACAGCAGCTTGTACACAAACCGTAAAGGCAGCGCGGTGTCCGCCTTCGACGGCGGGTCCGACTCCAGCTCCGAATCGGAGCCGGACGAGCCGCCCAACAGAAAGAAGCTGCGCGTGGAGCCCAGCTAG
- the LOC129103251 gene encoding protein max-like isoform X3 translates to MSENDDIEVDSDADKRAHHNALERKRRDHIKDSFHGLRDSVPALQGEKSSVKQASRAQILDKATEYIQYMRRKNHTHQQDIDDLKKQNALLEQQVRALEKAKGNTQLQTNYSSDSSLYTNRKGSAVSAFDGGSDSSSESEPDEPPNRKKLRVEPS, encoded by the exons ATGAGCGAAAACGATGACATCGAAGTCGACAGCGAT GCAGACAAGCGAGCCCATCACAACGCGCTGGAGCGCAAACGCAGGGACCACATTAAAGACAGCTTTCACGGGTTACGAGATTCTGTGCCTGCATTACAAGGGGAGAAG AGTTCTGTCAAACAGGCTTCCCGAGCACAGATTCTAGACAAAGCCACTGAGTACATCCAGTACATGAGGCGAAAAAACCATACCCACCAGCAAGACATTGACGACTTAAAGAAGCAAAATGCACTGTTGGAGCAGCAGG TGCGTGCACTGGAGAAGGCGAAGGGCAACACTCAGCTCCAGACAAACTACTCTTCTGACAGCAGCTTGTACACAAACCGTAAAGGCAGCGCGGTGTCCGCCTTCGACGGCGGGTCCGACTCCAGCTCCGAATCGGAGCCGGACGAGCCGCCCAACAGAAAGAAGCTGCGCGTGGAGCCCAGCTAG
- the LOC129103251 gene encoding protein max-like isoform X2: MSENDDIEVDSDADKRAHHNALERKRRDHIKDSFHGLRDSVPALQGEKASRAQILDKATEYIQYMRRKNHTHQQDIDDLKKQNALLEQQGYLCLWIVVRALEKAKGNTQLQTNYSSDSSLYTNRKGSAVSAFDGGSDSSSESEPDEPPNRKKLRVEPS; encoded by the exons ATGAGCGAAAACGATGACATCGAAGTCGACAGCGAT GCAGACAAGCGAGCCCATCACAACGCGCTGGAGCGCAAACGCAGGGACCACATTAAAGACAGCTTTCACGGGTTACGAGATTCTGTGCCTGCATTACAAGGGGAGAAG GCTTCCCGAGCACAGATTCTAGACAAAGCCACTGAGTACATCCAGTACATGAGGCGAAAAAACCATACCCACCAGCAAGACATTGACGACTTAAAGAAGCAAAATGCACTGTTGGAGCAGCAGG GctatttgtgtttgtggattGTAGTGCGTGCACTGGAGAAGGCGAAGGGCAACACTCAGCTCCAGACAAACTACTCTTCTGACAGCAGCTTGTACACAAACCGTAAAGGCAGCGCGGTGTCCGCCTTCGACGGCGGGTCCGACTCCAGCTCCGAATCGGAGCCGGACGAGCCGCCCAACAGAAAGAAGCTGCGCGTGGAGCCCAGCTAG
- the LOC129103251 gene encoding protein max-like isoform X4 has protein sequence MSENDDIEVDSDADKRAHHNALERKRRDHIKDSFHGLRDSVPALQGEKASRAQILDKATEYIQYMRRKNHTHQQDIDDLKKQNALLEQQVRALEKAKGNTQLQTNYSSDSSLYTNRKGSAVSAFDGGSDSSSESEPDEPPNRKKLRVEPS, from the exons ATGAGCGAAAACGATGACATCGAAGTCGACAGCGAT GCAGACAAGCGAGCCCATCACAACGCGCTGGAGCGCAAACGCAGGGACCACATTAAAGACAGCTTTCACGGGTTACGAGATTCTGTGCCTGCATTACAAGGGGAGAAG GCTTCCCGAGCACAGATTCTAGACAAAGCCACTGAGTACATCCAGTACATGAGGCGAAAAAACCATACCCACCAGCAAGACATTGACGACTTAAAGAAGCAAAATGCACTGTTGGAGCAGCAGG TGCGTGCACTGGAGAAGGCGAAGGGCAACACTCAGCTCCAGACAAACTACTCTTCTGACAGCAGCTTGTACACAAACCGTAAAGGCAGCGCGGTGTCCGCCTTCGACGGCGGGTCCGACTCCAGCTCCGAATCGGAGCCGGACGAGCCGCCCAACAGAAAGAAGCTGCGCGTGGAGCCCAGCTAG
- the LOC129103579 gene encoding ras-related protein Rab-15-like: MAKQYDVLFRLLMLGDSGVGKTCMLRRFTESDFDPTHISTIGVDFKMRTLELDGIKVRVQIWDTAGQERYQTITKQYYRRAQGIIFVYDVTCESSFQHLMKWASDVDENAPDKVQRILVGNKSDEELRRQVTKDQGSKLAETYGMEFFETSASTSTNITEAFTRVTELVLQAHKRDVDNLLGSLDDYLEKADLEEEKGIENTDDNNTPKTCAC, from the exons ATGGCTAAACAGTACGACGTTTTGTTCAGGCTGCTGATGCTCGGAGACTCGGGGGTCGGGAAGACGTGCATGCTGCGCAGGTTCACGGAAAGTGACTTCGATCCTACACATATTTCCACCATCG gagttgattttaaaatgagaaCACTAGAACTAGATGGCATCAAGGTGCGAGTACAGATATG GGACACGGCAGGTCAGGAACGTTATCAGACCATCACCAAACAGTACTACAGGCGTGCACAG GGTATCATCTTTGTATACGACGTCACATGCGAATCGTCCTTTCAGCACCTAATGAAGTGGGCCAGTGATGTGGACGAA aatGCCCCAGACAAGGTGCAGAGGATCTTGGTAGGAAACAAGTCTGATGAGGAGCTCAGGAGGCAGGTGACGAAGGACCAAGGAAGCAAg CTAGCAGAAACCTATGGGATGGAGTTCTTTGAAACCAGTGCTTCCACCAGCACAAACATTACAGAG GCCTTCACTCGCGTGACAGAACTGGTGCTGCAGGCTCACAAGAGAGACGTAGATAACTTGTTGGGCTCTCTGGATGATTATCTGGAGAAGGCCGAtttagaagaagagaaaggcATCGAAAACACCGACGACAATAACACTCCGAAGACCTGCGCCTGTTAG
- the gpx2 gene encoding glutathione peroxidase 2 produces MTFIAKTFYDLRATTLEGDSVDFNVFRGRVVLIENVASLUGTTTRDYSELNQLQSKYPHRLVVLGFPCNQFGYQENCGNGEILNSLQHVRPGGGFQPSFTIFGKCDVNGTSTHPVFAYLKDKLPYPDDDPTSLMQDPKFLVWSPISRTDVSWNFEKFLIGPEGEPFKRYSKKFPTIDIEPDIQRLLRLTKT; encoded by the exons ATGACGTTCATCGCCAAGACCTTCTACGACCTGAGAGCCACCACGCTGGAGGGAGACTCGGTGGATTTCAACGTGTTTCGGGGACGGGTAGTCCTGATAGAGAATGTGGCCTCTCTCTGAGGCACCACCACCCGGGACTACAGCGAGCTCAACCAGCTTCAGAGCAAGTACCCCCATCGGCTGGTGGTCCTGGGTTTTCCATGTAACCAGTTTGGATATCAG GAGAACTGCGGCAATGGTGAGATCCTGAATTCCCTGCAACATGTGCGTCCAGGCGGCGGCTTTCAACCCAGCTTTACCATCTTTGGGAAGTGTGACGTCAACGGGACAAGCACACACCCGGTCTTTGCCTATCTTAAAGATAAGCTCCCCTATCCTGACGACGACCCCACCTCCCTCATGCAGGACCCCAAGTTTCTGGTTTGGAGTCCCATCAGCAGGACTGACGTCTCTTGGAACTTTGAGAAATTTCTCATCGGGCCGGAGGGAGAGCCCTTTAAAAGATACAGCAAAAAGTTCCCCACCATTGACATTGAGCCTGACATTCAAAGACTGTTAAGATTAACCAAAACCTAA